Below is a window of Zygosaccharomyces rouxii strain CBS732 chromosome C complete sequence DNA.
CTGATGAAGTTAATCATTGCATTTGGTGCCAAACATAGAAGAATGATTGCAATGGTCGATGAAGGGGCTAACTATCcctctttggaagaaaatggaTGTACTTCAGTTGATTTCGGGTATATGGGGGAAAATTTACTGAACCAGGCTTTAAATGAACttgtaaaaaaattacagaaCTCTGGAGGCAGAGCTGATGATTCTACTATGGCGATTATTCTTTTACTTTCAAGCCTTGGaatatttttcaatgatgaTAGAGTTAATTGGAGAACTCACTATAACGGTGCTAAAAGAATTGTATTCAACGAGCTGGAGATCGATCAGAAATCTGAAGAACCCATAATATACTATCAAAAGGATTCACCACCACATTTCTTTGTAATGAGATGGTTTATCTATCTTGATGTTGTGGGCCCGCTGTCATCTGGTTTCTTCCATTCCAGATCAGAAGAAGTGCCAAGACCACACTTTAACTTCAATTTGTTTTATGGCGAGAAGTTCGACAAAAGTTCCATCGAATCATTAGAGGATATATGCCCGCTGAATGGAATGGACATGAAATTACTATCTTATTTGACTCGGGTCTCTCaattgatattgaaaaaaaaagcagTTTCAGTTGATCAAAATGATCATTTCGAAACGGTTGGTAAGGCAATTTGTCTGGATTACAAGATTTCGAATCATCTTCGGGAAAGTGAAGCAGAAAGAGATTTAGTAGTAAAAAGGTTAAAGACTTTATCAGATCCTTCAATGGAGAAACGTTTGGAACGTTATGACATTATAAGAAGCACAAATCTACTCTTTGGTTTAACTGGTATCTTACAACTACGACGCAGAATAGTTGAAATGTCACAAGCCAGCGAGTTGGTTACCCAATTAGTTCAAAAAATTACTGATCTTATTCGCGAGAAGATTACCGTAAATTCTCCTTCCCTTTCTTGCTTGTCTTTCTGCTTTTTCACCGTCGGATGTGAATTGGTTGATGAGTCCATGTCTATTCATCGTAGTGTTTATCGTGATCGACTCATGTCATTATGGAAGAGAGGTGTTCCGAGCGTTCTTCAAGCAGTTAATGTCATGGAGGAATGTTGGCGTCTAAAAAAACCTTGGTGGGTCattcttgaagaaaagaacttAGACATATGCCTTGCATTTTGAAGTTATAATTATCATGTCATTGATATTATTCtgtttctatttttttctacAGAAGAAAATTTATGATTCATTACAAAGTCTGAGCAATACATTCTAATTCAACTTTCAGTTTTGGATCTGGGAAACTAACCACTATACAACTTCTAGCTGGTGCACCAGGAAAATATTCCTGATAAATTTTATTAACTGGAGCTGCAAATGAACCGTCCGCAACGAAcaacaaaactttcaacaCGTTGTCGATTGAAGAACCACTTGCTTTTAatacatttttcaaattttctaaagCATTACGCACCTGCTggtccaattcttcagctaATGTACCAGTTTTAGGATCAGTACCCACACAACCGGAAGTAAAgaccaatttctttgcATCTGCGGTAACATAGGCAGGTGATAAAAGGCTGCTTCCTCCAAGAGGTCCAACTTGATTCCAGGTGATTTGAGTGGGCATTTTTGATGAGTTTTTTAGACTCTTGATCTGTTAATGAGTATTATTTACCTTTTACATGAAGAATCCGAGAACTGACCACCTTTATATATTCCAACTATCTAATCTATACAAATTCTACCTCCCAAAATGGAATAGCATTGTCTCATGCTATCAGTACCAGAATTGGTTGCTACATCATTCAGATTGACCAATTAGGATAGTATCTGAAATCGACTTCCGCTGTTGACTACTATTGAATTTTCCCATATGgtcaaaaagaaattcagAAGACAGTCCTTATTTGACACCTTTAACCCTTTTTCTACATTGATAGGATATGACGTCAACAAATATTAGAGCAACATTTCATAAGGACCCTGGAAATGCTGAATGGCGAATTGTAATGTTTGTcctaaaaaaaaaatagaaaattgTAACCTTAAACATAACCGCCAAAATTGGCACATAACCTATATTGTACTTATCTAATCTAAAATATGAATTTTAAAACCTTCTTTACCTGGAGCGAGCTCTTCTTTGAGTTGCAATTGAGGAATGGTATAATCACCACCATTCTGAGATCTATAAGCAATTGGTTTGGTACTTTCGAAGGttgcaattctttctctcaAGCTGGATTCAATCGCTTTGAATCTGTTCTCATCGACAAAATTACTATCAAATACAACGAATGGCGGTAATGCCTGATAACCAGCATAGAAGAAAATACCATGGTTTATGGGGAAtaataaatcttcaattggtCCACTGACACTTCTACCACTATATGTATTCCCCTTACCACCAATTCCAGTAATCAGCATAGCACGTTTGCCTTTGAACAACCCATCACCATAGCGAACATGTTtcttatcatcatcatatCTACCATATCCGATCCCATATGAGAAAACACGTTCAACCCATCCTCTCAAAATTGCTGGCATCGAAAACCACCAGAAGGGGAACACAAAGACCAAGGCATCTGCCCagaataatttttcatgttctTTTTTAACGTCCTCTGAATATGCATTCTCTTCATATGCCTGCTTAGATCCCAAAATAacattgaatttttcagatttatCGTAATGTGGGAAATCATCTATATCTATAGcacttttccaattctgaGCATAAAGATCTGTAAGCTGTATTTCGTCACCTTGTTTCTCAAACTGATCTTTGGCCACCCTAGCCAAAGAGGCAGTCAGGGAAGCCTTTTCTGGATGTGCCAATAATATTAGTACCTTCATAACAAAGAATTTTCGTCGAAATAGAAAGATATAGATATAATCGCGATGTTTCTCTTACGAACGACGGCAATAGATTCGACATTTTCCAAGGTTTTTCACCTTATTATACCATCGATAGCAGGCTGCAAATAACTGTGTTATACAAGGTATCTTCGATCAGCTGTTGACCCCCTGCTTACAAATTTGTATTACAGCAATGTTAAACAATATTCTTCGTTTTACCCACATATGTCTTCCTGTGTGTTAGAACCTCTAATGTGTCTCACCGTTTGATACAGCCGTACTCGCTCCAAATGGACTTAGAACCTCCATCTTTATCTACGGCAGTTAACGAACGAGGAAGGTGTTAAAAAcatgttgaagaaaattaaaTAGGAAACTCAAACTTATCAGTTTATTGATAAGCATATCCATTAAGATCAACCTTGGTAAATCGCTGTCGAGTAACACCATCAGTTCGTGATGGCATGTTGGGATTAGATTACAGTAGCAGATACAGAAGCATCAATCAATGCCTCTTCACAAAAGTAGAAAGTCTTTATAGCCTTGACGGGGTATATAAGGACCAGTGAAATATGAACATCTCGAAGTAATCTGTCCAGTTGTGATTTCAATAACaaaaaatcatcattaaaGAAGACTAATAATAAACCAAATCTCTTCTAAGCAATGACTGTTtctgttgaaaaatctacTACTCCAAGCGAACCATCCTACTGCTTCCAAGCAACTGTTGACAATATCGGCCCACAAGTTGTTGGCGGTAGAGGAGTTCGTATTGATATCGAAAACGAAGGTAAAGTTTACAAGAATATTTTAGATGGTGTTACTGGTGCAGCTGTTGGTGCATTGGGATGGGGCGATGATGAAATCCTTGAAATCATTAACAAGGCAGCTAAGGAATCTACTTATTCATTTGCACCAGTGATGTCTAATAAGAGTTCAGAAGCATTGGCTAAATTTTACATTGACCGCTCACCACCAGGTGTTTTTTCAGCTGCCTTATGGGTGACTTCCGGTTCTgaaagtaatgaaaatgCTCTAAGAATCATTAGACAGTACTATTTGGAACGTGGATTACCTAACAAGGTGAAATTAATCTCTAGAGAAAGTTCATACCATGGATTTACTTTGGGGGCTCAAGGTATTTCATCGAATCCAAAAACTGTTCCATATCAACCATACTTGATGGATCAAAAGAATATCGCCCTAAAGATGCCAGCAGCTTACGCATACCGTTGGAAGAAAGATTCTGAAACTGAAGAACAATATGGGAAGAGATTAGTTgacattttggaaaaaatgattttagACAATGATCCAGAAACTATTGCTGCAGTTATTGTGGAAACTTTACCAGGTTCTTCCTTGGGTACTacaccaccaccaaaaGGTTATTTGAAGGGTATCAGACACCTCTGTACCAAGTACGATATTATATTCCAATTGGATGAAGTTATGTGTGGTACTGGTAGGGCTAACCCACATGGTAAATTGAACTGCTGGGAAAACTTCTTGGATCCATCTGAAGGTCCTGATATTCAGACGGTTGGTAAAACTCTTGGTTCCGGTTACGTTACAATCGCAGGTGTCTTAATCGGTCCAAAGATTAGAAATGCTTTCGTTAATGGATCTAATACAGTGTTTGGTGGCCACACCTACTCTTCTCACGGTTTCAACTGTTCAGTGGCTCTGGGAGTCCAACAGAAGATTGCTAGGGAGAATTTGGGTGCTAACATCTTTAAGATGGGTACTTTACTAAATAAAAAACTAACAGAAAGCCTACTATCCACGGATAATATTGTTGGTGATGTGAGAGGGGTTGGTGGTTTCCAATCTGTGGAATTCGTTAAAAACAGAGACACTAAAAAACCTTTTGGTCCTGAGGCCAACATCATTGGACGTTTCAAGCCTCTTTGCTTTGAAAATGGCTTGGCTATCATGGGTATGCCAGCAAACACAAATGGTATCTCCGGTGACCTTGTGCTCTTTGCACCATCATTTATCGTtactgaagatgatatcAATGAAATCGTTACAATCTTTGTCAAATGTGTCAATAACTTCAGTAAGACATTAAAACAGGAAGGTGCCTGGTAAATTCAAATGAGAAATGTCAATTAACTATGTATATGTCTTAGGTGAAATACTTCTTTAGTTATAAGTAATTAAATCTTCAACTAGTCATCATCACACTTATGCTTCTATTCGCCCTGAGATGACCGGTATTTCAACTTACACAAGACATCTTTTAGATAATTGGTGGGAGAAATTAACAAAGTTTCATGTTACCAAGTGCTTTGCTGACTCATATGTGTCTTCAAAAAATATCTCTATCGAATTTTATCTCATGTATTTTACAAGATCAGGAATAACTAGATAAGTACGTTACCTAATTTACCATACCAGGTTGTAGGTTCAATGACGATTTCATTActttcttcctcatcagcCATATCTATCTTTGGAATCAATTCGGAACGAATCTCCTCCATATCTCTAAATCTCCATTCTTTATAATAAGCTGTTCCCATAATAAAGAGAACCACAACGAAACCAATGGTAATATAGTTGGCAAAGAAGTCACTTACAGACCAATTACCTTTTGTGAAAACTGCATACCCATTTGTCAAACTTAAGATAACGAAAAAGCATCCAGAAAAGTATGCAAAAATCCTTTGGAATGGTTTTCTAAATTTTATCCTATCATTtagatccaaataatcGATGACTCTCCTGAACCTGACATAAGTGATCGATACAAAGACCCAACTGATAAAACCAGAAATAGTTGAAATGTTTGTTAACCAAGTGAACACTTGTGAAGCAGAGTTAGAACAGTTCAAATAGGCCAGAAAACAGAAGCATGAAGGTACAATGATGCTGTAATAGGGTACACCGTATCTGTTTACCCTTGCGAAAATTTTAGGAGCATTGCCTTTGAGGGCCATAGAATGTAGCATTCTGGAGGCACCATACATTTCTGCTGTACCCGCCGAATAGGCACCAGTAAGAATAGCAGCATTGATAATATGTGGAAGTACTTTAATACCAACCTCTTTGATTCCGATGACAAATGGTGAAGCTGCAGCATTGGATTGTCCTGAGGCAATGGCACTCAACAAATTCTGATTATCATAACCTACTGTAACTCCCACGACCAAAGCACCTCCGATGTAGAATAGCATTAGTCTCCAAACAAACCGATTAGCAGCCCTAGGCATGTTTCTACGAGGACGATCTGCTTCTGCGGAGCATGAAGTAAGTGTCTCCGGTGATAATATAAAGGCAAATCCGCTCTTAATAATAGCGGTCCAAACTgcaagaaattttccagTGTTACCAGTAGAAATATGTGGTTTAAAAGCTCCAGGATGTTTCCAATAGTGAAATCCTAGAACATGGTGTTGATTGggaccaccaccaaagaaaatcaCAACACCCAAAATGATTAACCCAGTAATGGTAATCAATTTAATCATTGAGACCCAAAATTCACTTTCACCGAAGACCTTAACAGGTAGAGCAGTAACCGCAATAGTTATCACGataaaaattgaaacaaatATAGCGGAATTAGCATCCGTCCAATACTGAATTAACAATGTAGAGGCGGTAATTTCACTGGGCGCAATCATGGCCTGCGCATAGAATAGATTCCAACCACACATAAACGATAATGGCCTATTCAAATAGGCTCTGGCTAATGCGTACATTGATGCTTCACCTGGAATCGGTGTTAAAACAACCATTTCGGTTAATTGATGCATAATAGTCCAAACAAAGAACGACATGATGATATATGAAATAAGTAGAGGTGCTGGACCGCATGTACTGAGTGCTCCACCGGTACCAATGAAAAGACCAGTCCCAATGGCACAACCAAGCGCAATCAACTGCATGTGTCTCGATTTGAGACCTCTTTGCATTTGATGCGAAGgtttttcatcaataagAACATCTATGGAGCCTCGTTCCAAATCATCCTCTTGGATTGATTCTGTAACGAAGTTCTCTTTAACCTTCATATCACTAGCTCCTTGCCCAATTGGTGTTGCTGTTGAAGACGAATATCCTACCACACTTTGCATTTCGATATCCATGTTTGACAGACACTCGAAGTATAATCACCATGGATCGTTTACACCACTATTTctccaatttgaaaatcaaTTATGTCCAATGCTTTAATACTACTCATGCCGATACGGTTGCTACAGAAATCAAAGAGCTAAAATGTAAGGCTATCAGTAGATGCCTTGCGAGCGAAATATTCCAGATGAAGGAAATTCTTGACACGGATTGCACGAGATCCTAATCTTTCATTCGACTGTACTTGGGAGACACTATTTGCTACGGCCATTATCTTTATCGCAGATCAGATCAAATATTTTACCGAAGGACGCATGATATCGTAGTTTCAATAGTGACGCCATTACAGCGCGTAAAAGCTTTTGGATAGTAAACGTACACGTTTTccgaaaaaaaaaagaagcagGGAAACTTGATTGGTCCATACAccttttacaaaattctttCGGTTTTTAATCTTGTTATCTGTTGAAGCTCAATCTACCGATAGCTGAActcattttgaaatcaaCGGCCGGACTTGCCAACTTTTTGGTTGcgaaaaaggaaaatgtAACCATAACAACTATCTTGTTGATTTGATAGTAGATAAAGGGTACTGACCTCTTTATACTTCATTACGGCGTAAGGTTCTATCATTAGCATTTTGAACTTAAACAAAGCTATCAGGAGCCCCATATTAATAAAAGGTCGGATTTCCAACCTCCGTTAAATGCACTAGCATGGATACAATCAGTGATCATGGAATGGTATATAAGATTCTTGCAAGACTCGCAGCGAAAATACGTGATTATTCTCCTCTGCTTGGGAGTGGAAAGCATATAGTGGTAAGGTAACAATTAGACAAGTATGTTTTGCAAAAAAGTTTTGCGTGATAGGAGATTACGGGGTATTCTTGATACGGTGAAACACAAGAAGATTTCTCCAGTTCAATCGAGAAGCCTCTCTTTAGCAAGAAAACTTAGTACTCAGACCAGATCCAAAAATATTCTTAAAAGTTCTTCTCTTCTGGCCGGTGGATCTGTACTTGCTGCACTGTTAAGTTTATCTGCTCTGGATTTTTCTGATGGTGACATTCCGGTTAAAGAGGTCATGTTACACAATAATGTCAATGACTGCTGGATTGTTCTGAATGGAGAGATTTACGATGTGACATCTTTCATTGGGAAGCATCCTGGTGGTGCAGCTAGATTGTTGGAAGTTGCTGGTAGAGATGCTACCGCGAAATTTCTGCAAGTGCATTCACAGGAAGTTTTGGACAGAATGAAGAATCATCTAATTTACATTGGTAAATTAAAGGGTAGATTTGAGCTCGTCgtttctgaagaagaattgagaatCGAAGAAATGAAGGCTAAGATCCCACCAATAGAAAGAATCTTTAATCTTTCAGATTTTGAAGCAATTGCCAAACAAGTTCTCCCTAAAAGCACCTTCACCTTTTATGCTACTGGTTCCTCTGATGAATTTACTTTGAGAGAAAATCACTACGCCTATAGCAGAATTTTCTTTAAGCCAAGGATTTTGCAGGACATTGATCCGAGTGAAGTCGATTGCAGTACCACCTTATTAGGTGCAAAAGTGGATGCTCCTTTCTACATCAGTGGATTTGCAGGTTCAAAATTAGCTCATCCACTGGGTGAAAGAAACTTACAAATTGCTGCTTACAACGCCAACGTGATGGAAATGGTTCCAAAACAAAACTCTTATGGCCCAGAGGAATTTTACTCAACAGTTCCCGATGATCAAAGCCAATGGATGCAATATCATTTCTCAACTCCTGAAGAGGTTTTAAACTTTGACAAAGTTGTCAGAGAAGCCGAAAGCCGTCCTAGCGTGAAAGGCATTTTCTTTAACGTTGATCTTGCTGACATCGGTAACAGAGAAAAGGATTCAAGACGAAGAGTTATGGACGCGGATAATATATCTGACTTGAATGCTATCGTTAATAATAGAATGGGCAATCACCCTAAATTTAGCTGGAAAGACGTGGAAAAAATCGTTTCTAGCACAAACTTACCAATAGCTCTCAAAGGTGTTCAAAGAGGCGAAGATGTCGTTATGGCAGCTAAAAAAGGTGTTAAAGCCGTAGTTTTATCAAATCATGGTGGTAGACAACTCGATTTCTCCAGACCACCATTAGAAGTGTTAGCAGAAGCTAAtgaaatgttgaaaaagcAAAATATGCAAGGcgatattgaaatttatctGGATGGTGGTGTCCGTAGGGGTTCCGATATTGTTAAGGCCCTATGTTTAGGAGCAAAAGGTGTTGGATTAGGGAGACCATTTCTTTATGCCATGGCAGGCTACGGTGAAGAAGGTGTTGATCATCTAATAACCATTTTAAAGGAAGAGATTAAAAACAATATGAGACTCTTGGGTGTGACGAAGATAGAAGAGTTAAACGAAAGTTTTGTCGACTACAATAGTTTGAAGTTCCGCGTACCAAAGGCTAATGACTCGTTATATGACAATGCATATATGCCATTAACTTTTCCTGAATTTAAATAGTTTTATATTCTTATTTATACCGACGAAAGGATTCGTTGTTGCAATGGGCTTGATAATTGAATTGTGGATACTGTAGATTGCCGTTAAACGCGATGATAACAGATGTCATCTTTAAATGCACGTGTTCCTCAAGTACATAACGTTGTTGTCATGACGCGTGAATAATGTAAACAAGCGCGTGAATAATGTAAATAAGCAGTGTAAACATACCGTACATGGATATCTTTACTCGCAATATACGAATGCTGTCAATTTAAGAAAGTCAATACTCGTATTATGTGACTCAGTCCACATGATAATCAGGTGATACCTGGTGGTTTGTAAGCATATTGAAATCCTAAAAAGAGCGCCGATAGCGATGCTTTAACAAACATTGTGTTTGAATAACATGTGAATAATCTGGCCCTCAACTAATTCCATTTATTATTCGAAAATATCTGTAGAAGTGTTGACGTGGGTAGTGGGGCTTTGAGTTATTTAAGCACTCCGATGCATACGGCAGGGTTCGAACATTCCATCATGTGGTTTCCATGTAATTTATTTCTAGCTATGGACGAAAGACGGactttttttcaacatcgGACTTCGTGAGCTAAAGTATTTGGCTTAAAATCTCGAGGTTTATAACAGCTAATGCACAAGTAAACATAAAGCGAATTAAACCCGTTCGCTTAATAATGGCGTACAATCCTCTCGGATAAAGGATGACTTTTAGTTCAACTTGAAAAGTATAAAAGACGAACTGATGAAGAGACACTAATTCTCGACTCATCATTACAAAAGTACCACATCGAATACAATCACAATGGCTGTTTTAGTTACAGGTGCTACAGGTTTTATTGCCCAATGGGTCTTGGATTATTTGTTGAAGGAGAATTACCAAGTTATCGGTACTGTTAGATCTCAGGAGAAGGGAGACAAGTTACACAAGCAGTTTGGAAGTCCTTCGAATTTGAGCTTTGAAATCGTGAAGGATATTTCCGATACAGAGGCCTTTGAACCTCtcttcaagaaaagagGCAAAGAAATTGACATTGTGTTGCACACTGCATCACCTTTCCACTTTAACACTAACGAATATGAAAAGGATCTATTGATTCCTGCGTTGAACGGTACAAGAGGTGTTCTTAATGCCATCAAGAAGTATGGTGATGTGAAGAAGGTTGTCGTCACGTCATCTTATGCCGCGATCACAGATATGGTGAACTCAGGTGATGGTAGCCTTGTCTTCACTGAGAAGGATTGGAACCCAGCCACTTGGGAAGGGTGCCAGACTGACGCCATGAATGCCTACTGtgcttcaaagaaatttgcGGAACAGGCAGCTTGGGAGTTTTCCAAGGAGACTGGTGTGTCACTGACCACTATCAACCCTGTTTTCGTGTTTGGACCTCAGAAATTTGATGAGGATGTTACATCTCAGTTGAACACTTCGAATGAAATAATCAATGGGTTAATTCACAGCAAGCCAGGTGATAAACTTGAACCAGATTTCCATGCTGTCTATGTGGATGTTCGTGATGTTGCAAGGGCCCATTTGATTGCATTCCAAAAGGATACTGCTGGTGAAAGACTGGGTCTTTCTAATGGTAGATTTAGCTCTCAGGGCATCCTTGATATATTGAATGAAAAGTTCCCTCAATTGAACATTTCCAAGGGACCTGAACCTGGTAAGGAAGATACAAAGCCTGCTGCGAAGTTTGACAACAGACACTCTAAGGAAGTGCTAGGATTTCCATTCATCAGCCTTGAGCAATCAGTGTACGATACCGTGGCAcaggttttgaaaaaagaggGACGTTTATAGAGAGCAGAGGGAgtcgaatttttcataaaagaaaataaaaggGTTTTGAGCTTTTACAGGTAGGTAAATGTATGTACTTTTAACTTGAACCTTGGTTAAGCGCTCATCGGAAAGTTCTTCGAGTAGACACGGTATTTGGGGGAAGACAAGAGTTTTTGTCAATGAAATTGcaattgaatttgttgTATGAATAGTGCAAaggttcaaaaattcatggTCATATGTGTTTGTTGTTTTGAGAATGCAGGACTGCAGCATTTAGCTTCCATACAATTATGACATCATGTTGATGGTAGGCATTGGTAATCTGACCGCCGTGTAATTGGCGAATACAACGAGCCAAGAGAGGATCTTAGGTATGAAGAGATAGCATTCGAGAATCGTGCAGTCTAAGCCAAACCTGATGCGATTGATGTGTTTTAATTGATAAGTTTAAAGTTTTGACAACTATGTAATGGGAGTTAGTACCTAAACGCTACCACGTAAGGTTAGTAGAAGATGCTTTATTCTGTTGATGATGGAAAACTAATGACATATAAATAATGACTTTGGTTGAGGAATTTGCAGATCACAACAATGCTGAATAGAACTACATTAACTATAAAAGG
It encodes the following:
- a CDS encoding Zn(II)2Cys6 transcription factor (conserved hypothetical protein), producing MSKNSKGFCSACLRDQLRCNRGKPKCDKCNERGTKCSYSFKLKWGGRQYKDMNRSAGIPNTKFYKGALLVKNKRLIAGKSTQKVRQFLPFGQEESKLSAFFDEGYKYTEEQPQLRQQQQPEEAPIVDNKTLIPPASLCEEVIPLLQTVPTYVAPGLVGLEFDDSSWEFSTFFNLFINETSRFFVAFHSQAFPNPFHTVLPQMALSCPTLMKLIIAFGAKHRRMIAMVDEGANYPSLEENGCTSVDFGYMGENLLNQALNELVKKLQNSGGRADDSTMAIILLLSSLGIFFNDDRVNWRTHYNGAKRIVFNELEIDQKSEEPIIYYQKDSPPHFFVMRWFIYLDVVGPLSSGFFHSRSEEVPRPHFNFNLFYGEKFDKSSIESLEDICPLNGMDMKLLSYLTRVSQLILKKKAVSVDQNDHFETVGKAICLDYKISNHLRESEAERDLVVKRLKTLSDPSMEKRLERYDIIRSTNLLFGLTGILQLRRRIVEMSQASELVTQLVQKITDLIREKITVNSPSLSCLSFCFFTVGCELVDESMSIHRSVYRDRLMSLWKRGVPSVLQAVNVMEECWRLKKPWWVILEEKNLDICLAF
- a CDS encoding RidA family protein (similar to uniprot|P40037 Saccharomyces cerevisiae YER057C); amino-acid sequence: MPTQITWNQVGPLGGSSLLSPAYVTADAKKLVFTSGCVGTDPKTGTLAEELDQQVRNALENLKNVLKASGSSIDNVLKVLLFVADGSFAAPVNKIYQEYFPGAPARSCIVVSFPDPKLKVELECIAQTL
- a CDS encoding NAD(P)H-dependent oxidoreductase (conserved hypothetical protein), with translation MKVLILLAHPEKASLTASLARVAKDQFEKQGDEIQLTDLYAQNWKSAIDIDDFPHYDKSEKFNVILGSKQAYEENAYSEDVKKEHEKLFWADALVFVFPFWWFSMPAILRGWVERVFSYGIGYGRYDDDKKHVRYGDGLFKGKRAMLITGIGGKGNTYSGRSVSGPIEDLLFPINHGIFFYAGYQALPPFVVFDSNFVDENRFKAIESSLRERIATFESTKPIAYRSQNGGDYTIPQLQLKEELAPGKEGFKIHILD
- a CDS encoding uncharacterized protein (weakly similar to uniprot|P18544 Saccharomyces cerevisiae YOL140W ARG8 Acetylornithine aminotransferase catalyzes the fourth step in the biosynthesis of the arginine precursor ornithine), yielding MTVSVEKSTTPSEPSYCFQATVDNIGPQVVGGRGVRIDIENEGKVYKNILDGVTGAAVGALGWGDDEILEIINKAAKESTYSFAPVMSNKSSEALAKFYIDRSPPGVFSAALWVTSGSESNENALRIIRQYYLERGLPNKVKLISRESSYHGFTLGAQGISSNPKTVPYQPYLMDQKNIALKMPAAYAYRWKKDSETEEQYGKRLVDILEKMILDNDPETIAAVIVETLPGSSLGTTPPPKGYLKGIRHLCTKYDIIFQLDEVMCGTGRANPHGKLNCWENFLDPSEGPDIQTVGKTLGSGYVTIAGVLIGPKIRNAFVNGSNTVFGGHTYSSHGFNCSVALGVQQKIARENLGANIFKMGTLLNKKLTESLLSTDNIVGDVRGVGGFQSVEFVKNRDTKKPFGPEANIIGRFKPLCFENGLAIMGMPANTNGISGDLVLFAPSFIVTEDDINEIVTIFVKCVNNFSKTLKQEGAW
- the PUT4 gene encoding proline permease PUT4 (similar to uniprot|P15380 Saccharomyces cerevisiae YOR348C PUT4 proline-specific permease (also capable of transporting alanine and glycine) putative proline-specific permease), which encodes MDIEMQSVVGYSSSTATPIGQGASDMKVKENFVTESIQEDDLERGSIDVLIDEKPSHQMQRGLKSRHMQLIALGCAIGTGLFIGTGGALSTCGPAPLLISYIIMSFFVWTIMHQLTEMVVLTPIPGEASMYALARAYLNRPLSFMCGWNLFYAQAMIAPSEITASTLLIQYWTDANSAIFVSIFIVITIAVTALPVKVFGESEFWVSMIKLITITGLIILGVVIFFGGGPNQHHVLGFHYWKHPGAFKPHISTGNTGKFLAVWTAIIKSGFAFILSPETLTSCSAEADRPRRNMPRAANRFVWRLMLFYIGGALVVGVTVGYDNQNLLSAIASGQSNAAASPFVIGIKEVGIKVLPHIINAAILTGAYSAGTAEMYGASRMLHSMALKGNAPKIFARVNRYGVPYYSIIVPSCFCFLAYLNCSNSASQVFTWLTNISTISGFISWVFVSITYVRFRRVIDYLDLNDRIKFRKPFQRIFAYFSGCFFVILSLTNGYAVFTKGNWSVSDFFANYITIGFVVVLFIMGTAYYKEWRFRDMEEIRSELIPKIDMADEEESNEIVIEPTTWYGKLGNVLI
- a CDS encoding uncharacterized protein (similar to uniprot|P00175 Saccharomyces cerevisiae YML054C CYB2 Cytochrome b2 (L-lactate cytochrome-c oxidoreductase) component of the mitochondrial intermembrane space required for lactate utilization expression is repressed by glucose and anaerobic conditions); this translates as MFCKKVLRDRRLRGILDTVKHKKISPVQSRSLSLARKLSTQTRSKNILKSSSLLAGGSVLAALLSLSALDFSDGDIPVKEVMLHNNVNDCWIVLNGEIYDVTSFIGKHPGGAARLLEVAGRDATAKFLQVHSQEVLDRMKNHLIYIGKLKGRFELVVSEEELRIEEMKAKIPPIERIFNLSDFEAIAKQVLPKSTFTFYATGSSDEFTLRENHYAYSRIFFKPRILQDIDPSEVDCSTTLLGAKVDAPFYISGFAGSKLAHPLGERNLQIAAYNANVMEMVPKQNSYGPEEFYSTVPDDQSQWMQYHFSTPEEVLNFDKVVREAESRPSVKGIFFNVDLADIGNREKDSRRRVMDADNISDLNAIVNNRMGNHPKFSWKDVEKIVSSTNLPIALKGVQRGEDVVMAAKKGVKAVVLSNHGGRQLDFSRPPLEVLAEANEMLKKQNMQGDIEIYLDGGVRRGSDIVKALCLGAKGVGLGRPFLYAMAGYGEEGVDHLITILKEEIKNNMRLLGVTKIEELNESFVDYNSLKFRVPKANDSLYDNAYMPLTFPEFK